A region of Myxococcus stipitatus DSM 14675 DNA encodes the following proteins:
- a CDS encoding glycosyltransferase: MSALTHEGLASVLMSDASVPVLVGVAWAVLAAGFSAVALFRLARMRPTQGPLSTRPAVLLLRPVDAPTPRELENLSRPIDYAGPLEQVVVSPYRPRLPPGMRWLPSDPPTPNRKVGHLLYALEALPVGARVVLAVDADVAVTGALVEGLAAPLLQGAALSSAAPTPIDAQDGAGRAMAGLLRYTHHSFLALQVMSAGAKAICGKALGFSPAAMEELKHVSDHIGEDLELSKRLHARGLQVALSTAPAQVPVGTVGSWDVPLSRFTRWMRVLASHRPALFPTVPLLFTPTVPLVVLAALMGSPPLSLAVAVLVGMRVLLALRLDALSAPHEAAPRGRSRALTDWLLGELLLLTAFGVSLGRQGTVTWRGHTYALLPGGRMVRVWPELNGGPG, encoded by the coding sequence ATGAGCGCACTGACCCACGAGGGCCTTGCCTCGGTGCTCATGTCGGACGCGAGCGTGCCGGTGCTCGTCGGCGTCGCATGGGCCGTGCTCGCCGCGGGCTTCAGCGCGGTGGCGCTCTTCCGCCTCGCGCGCATGCGCCCCACGCAAGGCCCGCTGAGCACCCGGCCCGCGGTGCTGTTGTTGCGCCCCGTCGATGCACCGACCCCTCGCGAGCTGGAGAACCTCTCTCGGCCCATCGACTACGCGGGGCCGCTGGAGCAGGTGGTCGTGTCGCCCTATCGGCCGCGTCTTCCGCCCGGCATGCGCTGGCTGCCGAGCGACCCGCCCACGCCCAACCGCAAGGTGGGGCATCTCCTCTATGCGCTGGAGGCGCTGCCCGTGGGCGCACGGGTCGTGCTGGCGGTGGACGCGGATGTCGCCGTCACGGGGGCGCTCGTGGAAGGACTCGCGGCCCCGCTGCTTCAAGGCGCGGCGCTGAGCTCCGCGGCCCCCACTCCCATCGATGCACAGGACGGCGCGGGCCGCGCCATGGCGGGACTCCTCCGCTACACGCACCACAGCTTCCTCGCGCTCCAGGTGATGAGCGCGGGCGCGAAGGCCATCTGTGGCAAGGCCCTGGGCTTCTCCCCCGCCGCGATGGAAGAGCTGAAGCACGTGTCCGACCACATCGGCGAGGACCTGGAGCTGTCGAAGCGTCTGCACGCGCGGGGACTCCAGGTCGCGCTGAGCACCGCGCCCGCGCAGGTTCCCGTCGGAACCGTGGGCTCGTGGGACGTGCCGCTCTCCCGCTTCACCCGCTGGATGCGCGTGCTCGCCAGCCATCGTCCCGCGCTGTTCCCCACCGTGCCGCTGCTCTTCACGCCCACGGTGCCGCTGGTGGTGCTCGCCGCGCTCATGGGCTCGCCCCCGCTGTCGCTCGCGGTGGCGGTGCTCGTGGGCATGCGCGTCCTGCTGGCCCTGCGGCTCGATGCCCTGAGCGCACCGCACGAAGCAGCCCCGCGTGGACGGAGCCGCGCGCTGACGGACTGGCTGTTGGGAGAGCTGCTGCTCCTCACGGCCTTCGGGGTTTCACTGGGACGGCAGGGCACGGTGACGTGGCGCGGGCACACGTACGCGTTGCTGCCTGGAGGCCGGATGGTTCGGGTGTGGCCGGAGCTGAACGGAGGGCCGGGATGA
- a CDS encoding MerR family transcriptional regulator: MAERTYRIHVAAELSGVRVELIRAWERRYGVLQPLRTPAGYRVYTERDVAVLKRLKKLTDEGVAISEAAKLLPQLLSELTATPAANGDVHGSGAALTFWRDAALLAAEAYDQGGVSTVVDDVLSALPPLKAFEGVLAPLQREVGERWHLGELSVAQEHLVTQVVRARLVSLLHSAPEGGRRHAVLACFPDEEHELGLLGVALRLRHAGFRVTLLGQRVPAGDLGRAVARLRPELVGLSAVTDSGKDVFRDTLSQLMRALPEALSVWVGGAAAVTHADTVARLGARLFSDDRDWERLLEGE; this comes from the coding sequence ATGGCCGAGCGCACCTACCGAATCCACGTGGCGGCGGAGCTGTCAGGCGTTCGGGTGGAGCTCATCCGCGCCTGGGAGCGTCGCTACGGAGTCCTGCAGCCGCTGCGAACCCCCGCGGGCTATCGCGTCTACACGGAGCGGGACGTGGCCGTGCTCAAGCGGCTGAAGAAGCTGACCGACGAGGGCGTGGCCATCAGCGAGGCGGCGAAGCTCCTCCCGCAGCTGCTCTCGGAGCTGACCGCCACGCCCGCGGCGAACGGCGACGTGCATGGCTCCGGCGCGGCGCTGACCTTCTGGCGGGACGCGGCGCTGCTGGCCGCGGAGGCGTATGACCAGGGCGGCGTGTCCACGGTGGTGGATGACGTGCTGTCCGCGCTGCCTCCGCTCAAGGCCTTCGAGGGAGTGCTCGCTCCGCTCCAGCGCGAGGTCGGTGAGCGGTGGCACCTGGGCGAGCTGTCGGTGGCGCAGGAGCACCTGGTGACGCAGGTGGTGCGAGCGCGGCTGGTGAGCCTGCTGCACTCGGCTCCCGAGGGCGGACGGCGCCACGCGGTGCTCGCGTGCTTCCCGGATGAGGAGCACGAGCTGGGGTTGCTGGGCGTGGCGCTGCGTCTGCGGCACGCGGGCTTTCGCGTGACGCTGTTGGGACAGCGTGTGCCCGCCGGAGACCTGGGGCGCGCGGTGGCGCGGCTGCGGCCGGAGCTGGTGGGGCTGTCCGCCGTCACCGACTCCGGCAAGGACGTCTTTCGCGACACGCTCTCCCAGCTCATGCGCGCGCTGCCGGAGGCGCTCTCCGTCTGGGTGGGCGGCGCGGCGGCGGTGACTCACGCGGACACCGTCGCCCGCCTGGGCGCGCGGCTGTTCAGCGACGACCGGGATTGGGAGCGCCTGCTGGAGGGGGAGTGA
- a CDS encoding phytoene desaturase family protein has protein sequence MGESRMRRRVAVVGGGIGGLTAAGLLAREGHDVTLFEGGASLGGKAQAVTVDGVTLDTGPTLLTLPDLVRGTFEQLGASDLMPPLTELETQCAYRFADGGTFTAFKDLERTVASADRVSPGEGEGLRRLFAEAEDIWRAAGEPYLEAPFEGMAGFMGRVARRGIGAVLAGMRMSSLHGLAVKHLRTPQLQQYVGRFATYAGASPYEASAAFALIPHIERAMGVHHAQGGVGALVDALGRAVRRLGVTVHLKTKARFERTGEGYRVSAGADAEGFDSVVVNADPLESLHRGEESLALSGYVLLLEVEGRPSLPHHAVLFGGDYRREFDELFRGELASDPTVYFCNPSATDATMVPPGRTGLFVMVNAPSLPVEAARAEVEARAWELHGARVKAQMFEKLFAHHPELRGRVRILGQRSPVDLAAQGAPGGSIYGFLPHGKFGPFRRPRIRGTTPGLFFAGGGTHPGGGVPLVMLSGRFAAELASEHLRRSA, from the coding sequence ATGGGTGAGTCGCGCATGCGGAGGCGTGTCGCCGTGGTGGGCGGTGGCATCGGCGGGCTCACCGCCGCGGGGCTGTTGGCTCGAGAGGGGCATGACGTGACGCTCTTCGAGGGCGGGGCCTCGCTCGGCGGCAAGGCTCAAGCGGTCACGGTGGACGGCGTGACGTTGGACACGGGGCCCACGTTGCTCACGTTGCCGGACCTGGTGCGCGGCACGTTCGAGCAATTGGGCGCATCGGACCTGATGCCTCCGCTCACGGAGCTGGAGACGCAGTGTGCCTACCGGTTCGCGGATGGGGGCACGTTCACCGCGTTCAAGGACCTGGAGCGCACCGTGGCGAGTGCCGACCGCGTGAGCCCAGGAGAAGGTGAGGGGCTGCGTCGCCTCTTCGCGGAGGCCGAGGACATCTGGAGGGCCGCGGGCGAGCCGTACCTGGAAGCTCCGTTCGAGGGCATGGCTGGCTTCATGGGGCGGGTGGCTCGGCGGGGGATTGGCGCGGTGCTGGCGGGGATGCGGATGTCGTCCCTGCATGGGCTGGCGGTGAAGCACCTGCGCACGCCTCAGCTTCAACAGTACGTGGGCCGCTTCGCGACCTACGCGGGGGCCTCGCCCTACGAGGCGAGCGCGGCCTTCGCGCTGATTCCTCACATCGAGCGGGCGATGGGGGTCCACCACGCGCAGGGGGGCGTGGGCGCGTTGGTGGATGCGCTGGGGCGAGCGGTGCGCAGGCTCGGCGTCACCGTGCATCTGAAGACGAAGGCTCGCTTCGAGCGCACGGGCGAGGGCTATCGCGTGAGCGCGGGAGCCGACGCAGAGGGCTTCGACAGCGTCGTGGTGAACGCGGACCCGTTGGAGTCGCTGCATCGCGGCGAGGAGTCGCTGGCGCTCTCCGGTTACGTGTTGCTGCTGGAGGTGGAAGGACGCCCCTCGCTGCCGCACCACGCGGTCCTCTTCGGCGGGGACTATCGGCGCGAGTTCGACGAGCTGTTCCGGGGAGAGCTCGCGTCGGACCCCACGGTGTACTTCTGCAACCCGTCCGCGACGGATGCCACGATGGTGCCGCCGGGGCGCACGGGCCTGTTCGTCATGGTGAACGCACCGTCGTTGCCCGTGGAGGCGGCGAGGGCGGAGGTGGAGGCTCGTGCCTGGGAGCTGCATGGCGCTCGGGTGAAGGCGCAGATGTTCGAGAAGCTCTTCGCCCACCATCCGGAGCTGCGCGGACGCGTGCGTATCCTGGGGCAGCGCTCGCCGGTGGACCTCGCGGCGCAAGGGGCGCCGGGCGGGTCCATCTATGGCTTCCTGCCGCACGGCAAGTTCGGTCCGTTCCGCCGTCCGCGCATCCGAGGAACCACGCCGGGCCTGTTCTTCGCGGGCGGGGGAACGCATCCCGGTGGCGGTGTGCCGCTGGTGATGCTGTCGGGGCGCTTCGCCGCGGAGCTGGCCTCGGAGCATCTGCGGAGGAGTGCATGA
- a CDS encoding lycopene cyclase domain-containing protein translates to MTYARFLGLFVLLPILFQLWRYRRTFTPRTLAPMGLLLVVVYAATSPWDNLAVKWGLWGFDAHRIWGIKLGYLPLEEYLFFGLQTLLVGLWARARLARALAPKESVTPVAPSPVLTPREVSS, encoded by the coding sequence ATGACGTACGCGCGATTTCTAGGGCTGTTCGTATTGCTGCCCATTCTCTTTCAACTCTGGCGCTACCGACGCACCTTCACGCCGCGCACCCTGGCGCCGATGGGCCTCTTGCTGGTGGTCGTCTACGCGGCGACGTCGCCCTGGGACAACCTCGCGGTGAAGTGGGGCCTCTGGGGCTTCGATGCACACCGCATCTGGGGCATCAAGCTGGGCTACCTGCCGCTCGAGGAGTATCTCTTCTTCGGCCTCCAGACCTTGCTCGTCGGGCTGTGGGCGCGGGCGCGACTGGCGCGCGCACTGGCGCCGAAGGAGTCCGTCACCCCCGTGGCGCCCAGCCCCGTGCTGACCCCTCGCGAGGTGTCGTCATGA
- a CDS encoding ADYC domain-containing protein, translated as MSALSRLLSSSLCFSLLLACGPVPEDTAAAMESQTASMEGDDSHSQGTQLHGTLVEATRFADAAVMYDGNRRAAKLLLHRGTLEADMTLQVMGTTPSLVACLQPTSGPDRACGFTVAGQGVCTPGAQVNLSSGTCSGTTGSCSGKPILRVCADEKPCEHQGPGYLGHGVPTPGSPLECTILCPKVTFTCPASGIYTVLDAPMASTQNNWSAPVRTLVAPYFPAKAKRLRGAQLIGARMGARRQSELYFNTTLEIVDARNADTVTIPESPGIWDDSGETYLYRVKVRPPPTTGAPSVDLCTTGVDPNVGWGWAAPLSGTFSSAGNRTETTEHFTFACDPGVLAKCYRWGYKPWLDGLVSGSVTMAHWACTRMARADYCGNGTSFTQDGTKIRPWDSMNPSIIPAPQSPPPADMTFEAGWRPEGPACLSHWRWQHLEAPCVQLNEPKYDQNGHITNDCRLYPTMPRCSQICDSAQEAKQHYQSIVFNESKSNQLPQP; from the coding sequence ATGAGCGCCTTGTCCCGACTGCTGTCATCGAGTCTGTGCTTCTCCCTCCTCCTCGCCTGCGGCCCCGTCCCGGAGGACACCGCCGCCGCGATGGAGTCCCAGACCGCCTCCATGGAAGGTGACGACTCCCACTCCCAGGGCACCCAGCTCCACGGCACCTTGGTGGAGGCCACCCGGTTCGCGGATGCCGCCGTGATGTACGACGGCAACCGCCGCGCGGCGAAGCTCCTGCTCCACCGCGGAACGCTCGAGGCGGACATGACGCTCCAGGTGATGGGGACGACTCCCAGCCTCGTCGCCTGCCTCCAGCCCACCAGCGGGCCGGACCGCGCCTGTGGCTTCACCGTCGCGGGACAGGGCGTGTGTACCCCCGGCGCGCAGGTGAACCTCTCCAGCGGGACCTGCTCGGGCACCACCGGGAGCTGCTCGGGCAAGCCCATCCTGCGCGTCTGCGCGGACGAGAAGCCCTGTGAGCACCAGGGCCCGGGCTACCTCGGCCACGGCGTGCCGACGCCCGGCAGCCCGCTCGAGTGCACCATCCTCTGCCCCAAGGTCACCTTCACCTGCCCCGCCAGCGGCATCTACACGGTGCTCGACGCGCCCATGGCCTCCACGCAGAACAACTGGAGCGCGCCCGTGAGGACGCTCGTCGCGCCGTACTTCCCCGCCAAGGCGAAGCGCCTGCGTGGAGCGCAGCTCATCGGGGCGCGGATGGGCGCGCGGCGGCAGAGCGAGCTCTACTTCAACACCACGCTCGAAATCGTGGACGCGCGCAACGCCGACACCGTCACCATTCCGGAGTCACCGGGCATCTGGGACGACAGCGGAGAGACGTACCTCTACCGCGTGAAGGTCCGCCCCCCGCCCACCACGGGCGCCCCCAGCGTGGACCTGTGCACGACGGGCGTGGACCCCAACGTGGGCTGGGGCTGGGCCGCGCCGCTGTCGGGGACGTTCTCGAGCGCGGGCAACCGCACCGAGACCACCGAGCACTTCACCTTCGCGTGTGACCCGGGCGTGCTCGCCAAGTGCTACCGCTGGGGCTACAAGCCCTGGCTCGACGGCCTCGTGTCCGGAAGCGTGACGATGGCGCACTGGGCCTGCACCCGCATGGCGCGCGCGGACTACTGCGGCAACGGCACGTCCTTCACGCAAGACGGCACGAAGATTCGCCCCTGGGACAGCATGAACCCCAGCATCATCCCCGCGCCCCAGTCTCCTCCTCCGGCGGACATGACCTTCGAGGCGGGCTGGAGGCCCGAGGGCCCCGCGTGCCTGAGCCACTGGCGATGGCAGCACCTGGAGGCGCCGTGCGTGCAACTGAACGAGCCCAAGTACGACCAGAACGGCCACATCACCAACGACTGCCGCCTCTACCCCACGATGCCGCGGTGCTCTCAAATCTGCGACTCCGCGCAGGAAGCCAAGCAGCACTACCAGAGCATCGTCTTCAACGAGTCCAAGTCCAACCAGCTCCCCCAGCCCTGA
- a CDS encoding MerR family transcriptional regulator, whose amino-acid sequence MMVRIRTMARLTGIREATLRAWERRYGFPRPSRMEGNNYRVYSRDEVESVRRVARLVQMDGLAVSDAIAQVENASLDVPPGTDRLTARFWPAARLMDTEEMSRVLSAARESMDVDTYCDDFLLPLLREMSSWLDIAREHLASALVRHRLWQVLLSVESPALGPRALLACPPGDFHEGGLLGLGVQLKRKGWRVTMLGADTPANALRAACAQLTPDLVALSFVQSRERTEFQSLLEEVLRTCSPTPVAVGGPAARQHLLTTFNTGAQYAESAEELIALWNQARCAQNRP is encoded by the coding sequence ATGATGGTCCGCATCCGCACCATGGCCCGACTGACGGGCATCCGAGAGGCGACGCTGCGCGCGTGGGAGCGGCGCTACGGCTTTCCGCGTCCCTCTCGCATGGAGGGCAACAACTACCGCGTCTACTCACGCGACGAGGTGGAGTCCGTCCGCCGCGTCGCCCGGCTCGTCCAGATGGATGGGCTGGCGGTGAGCGACGCCATCGCCCAGGTGGAGAACGCGTCGCTGGATGTGCCGCCCGGCACGGACCGCCTCACGGCGCGCTTCTGGCCCGCAGCACGGCTGATGGACACCGAGGAGATGTCGCGGGTGCTGAGCGCCGCTCGCGAGTCGATGGACGTGGACACGTACTGCGACGACTTCCTCCTCCCGCTGCTGCGCGAGATGAGCTCCTGGCTGGACATCGCGCGCGAGCACCTGGCGTCGGCCCTGGTCCGGCATCGGCTGTGGCAGGTGTTGTTGAGCGTGGAGAGCCCGGCCCTGGGTCCTCGCGCACTCCTCGCGTGTCCGCCTGGGGACTTCCACGAGGGCGGGCTGCTGGGCCTGGGCGTCCAGCTCAAGCGCAAGGGCTGGCGCGTGACGATGCTGGGAGCGGATACTCCCGCTAACGCGCTGCGTGCCGCCTGTGCGCAGCTGACTCCGGACCTGGTGGCGCTGTCCTTCGTGCAGAGCCGCGAGCGGACGGAATTTCAATCCCTGCTGGAAGAGGTGCTACGGACCTGTTCGCCCACGCCCGTCGCGGTGGGGGGCCCGGCCGCGCGCCAGCACCTGCTGACCACCTTCAACACGGGGGCTCAGTACGCCGAGTCCGCCGAGGAGCTGATTGCCCTGTGGAATCAGGCGCGATGCGCGCAGAATCGCCCCTGA
- a CDS encoding WD40/YVTN/BNR-like repeat-containing protein, with protein MMVGAMGLAVLLSLGSSSMAWKEQASHTTVRLRGISAVNPRVAWASGDKGTFVLTTDGGQTWKAGTVPGAEALDFRDVDAFSDTTAYLLSIGEGNKSRIYKTVDGGKSWTLQFTNTTAGAFFDGMAFWDERRGLAFSDPVEGQFLVVSTSDGGATWTPLPATAFPPALPGEAGFAASGTSIATRGTQHAWFGMGGAAARVLRTTDGGTSWSAARTPLATGDGGGVFSLLFWSEQQGIAVGGHHQRHSDPTGNLALTLDGGKTWSAPRTRPAGYRSGIALVHGAPGPTLITVGPSGSELSVDGARSWIPLGPLGFHAVASSRSGAGGGRVWAVGDSGRIATLERVRSPVTPPPAGAPNPGRR; from the coding sequence ATGATGGTGGGCGCGATGGGGCTGGCGGTGCTGTTGTCGCTGGGCAGCTCCAGCATGGCGTGGAAGGAACAGGCGAGCCACACCACCGTGCGGCTCCGAGGCATCAGCGCCGTCAACCCGCGCGTGGCCTGGGCGAGCGGAGACAAGGGGACCTTCGTCCTGACCACGGACGGAGGCCAGACGTGGAAGGCAGGCACCGTCCCGGGAGCCGAGGCGCTCGACTTCCGGGACGTGGACGCCTTCAGCGACACGACGGCCTACCTGCTCTCCATCGGCGAGGGGAACAAGTCCCGCATCTACAAGACGGTGGATGGCGGCAAGAGCTGGACGCTCCAGTTCACCAACACCACCGCGGGCGCGTTCTTCGACGGCATGGCCTTCTGGGACGAGCGCCGGGGCCTCGCCTTCAGCGACCCGGTGGAGGGCCAGTTCCTCGTCGTGAGCACGTCGGACGGCGGCGCCACCTGGACGCCGCTCCCGGCCACGGCGTTTCCTCCCGCGCTCCCCGGTGAAGCGGGCTTCGCCGCCAGCGGCACCAGCATCGCCACGCGAGGCACCCAGCACGCGTGGTTCGGCATGGGAGGCGCGGCGGCGCGGGTGCTGCGCACCACGGATGGAGGCACGTCCTGGAGCGCCGCCAGGACGCCCCTGGCCACGGGTGACGGCGGCGGCGTCTTCTCGCTGCTCTTCTGGAGTGAGCAGCAGGGCATCGCCGTGGGGGGCCATCACCAGCGGCACTCCGACCCGACGGGCAACCTGGCCCTCACGCTCGACGGGGGCAAGACGTGGAGCGCGCCGCGCACCCGTCCCGCGGGCTACCGCTCCGGCATCGCCCTGGTGCATGGCGCTCCGGGCCCCACGCTCATCACCGTGGGCCCTTCCGGCTCGGAGCTGTCGGTGGACGGCGCGCGGAGCTGGATACCGCTGGGGCCCTTGGGCTTTCACGCCGTCGCGTCGTCCCGCTCCGGAGCTGGAGGCGGGCGGGTCTGGGCCGTCGGGGACTCGGGACGCATCGCCACGCTCGAGCGCGTGCGAAGTCCCGTCACTCCCCCTCCAGCAGGCGCTCCCAATCCCGGTCGTCGCTGA
- a CDS encoding phytoene/squalene synthase family protein produces MSTSSEDGALVRQGYALARKVTRHHAKSFFFASYLLFGQRRKAAFALYAFCRRLDDLVDEAGSGAEELSVRLARARSRVAELYVSMPELASEEMGPPGGRLEGGVARSPWDAGEFAALAHTVRHYRIPEQPFQDLISGMEMDLTKHRYETWAELDLYCYRVAGVVGLMLTPVLGCSDVTALRPAADLGRGMQLTNILRDVREDLERGRVYLPAEELAAFGLSEEDLRRGTVDARWREFMRFQVARARSYYARAAQGVPSLTGFGSQRMVRLMGAIYGDILRDIEARDYDVFSARAHVTTRRKLALAAASFLRPESVLPRLPEGAHVPLLPGVLEERRHG; encoded by the coding sequence ATGAGCACCTCCTCCGAAGATGGGGCGCTGGTGCGCCAGGGATACGCGTTGGCCCGGAAGGTGACGCGTCACCACGCGAAGAGCTTCTTCTTCGCGTCGTATCTGTTGTTCGGGCAGCGTCGGAAGGCGGCGTTCGCGTTGTATGCGTTCTGCCGGCGGCTCGATGACCTGGTGGATGAGGCGGGCTCGGGCGCGGAGGAGCTGTCCGTGCGGCTGGCTCGGGCGCGGAGCCGGGTGGCGGAGCTGTATGTGTCCATGCCGGAGCTGGCGTCGGAGGAGATGGGACCGCCGGGGGGGCGGCTCGAGGGTGGGGTGGCGCGCTCGCCGTGGGACGCGGGGGAGTTCGCGGCGCTCGCGCATACGGTGCGGCACTACCGGATTCCGGAGCAGCCCTTCCAGGACCTCATCTCCGGCATGGAGATGGACCTGACGAAGCACCGCTATGAGACGTGGGCGGAGCTGGACCTCTACTGCTACCGCGTGGCGGGTGTGGTGGGGTTGATGCTGACGCCGGTGCTGGGGTGCTCGGATGTGACGGCGCTGCGGCCGGCGGCGGACCTGGGCCGGGGGATGCAGCTCACGAACATCCTGCGCGACGTGCGCGAGGATCTCGAGCGAGGCCGGGTGTACCTGCCCGCCGAGGAGCTGGCCGCGTTCGGGCTGTCCGAGGAGGACCTGCGGCGCGGCACGGTGGATGCGCGGTGGCGGGAGTTCATGCGCTTCCAGGTGGCTCGGGCGCGCTCGTACTACGCGAGGGCGGCGCAAGGGGTGCCTTCGCTGACGGGCTTCGGGAGTCAGCGGATGGTGCGGCTGATGGGCGCCATCTATGGCGACATCCTTCGCGACATCGAAGCGCGGGACTACGACGTGTTCAGCGCGCGGGCGCATGTGACGACGCGGCGGAAGCTGGCGCTGGCCGCGGCGTCGTTCCTGCGTCCCGAGTCCGTGCTGCCCAGGCTCCCGGAAGGGGCGCACGTGCCGCTGCTTCCCGGGGTGCTGGAGGAGCGACGCCATGGGTGA
- a CDS encoding lycopene cyclase domain-containing protein, which translates to MMETRWAYLIHLLAWALPVILFQLWMLMHHYKERSGAVLRAVLPPAVIVGLYLAVADHLAITTGIWNFGDGLHLGIYLGVVPLEEVIFFLVTSVLVSLGLALFTGLVELLAKRREARAP; encoded by the coding sequence ATGATGGAGACGCGCTGGGCCTATCTCATCCACCTGCTGGCATGGGCGCTGCCCGTCATCCTCTTCCAGCTGTGGATGCTGATGCACCACTACAAGGAGCGCTCGGGCGCGGTGCTGCGCGCGGTGTTGCCTCCCGCCGTCATCGTGGGCCTGTACCTCGCGGTGGCCGACCACCTGGCCATCACCACGGGCATCTGGAACTTCGGTGACGGGCTGCACCTGGGCATCTACCTGGGCGTGGTGCCGCTGGAGGAGGTCATCTTCTTCCTGGTGACCAGCGTGCTGGTGTCCTTGGGGCTGGCCCTCTTCACGGGCCTGGTGGAGCTCCTGGCGAAGAGGCGGGAGGCTCGAGCACCGTGA
- a CDS encoding neurosporene hydroxylase produces the protein MSTSRVIPMPPSEAGAYRWFYADVSAGPFSAVCIFMLGSLFSPRYSVAARRGGGPMEHCAVNFALYHEGVRRLWVLSEYPEAEVIQGRQLRIGRSTLSYGEDGAVRMEVADWTAPWGRPVSARLTLEPLTPSGDVVRLMPGLPHYWQAVAPRARARLEVPSLGVKEEGLGYHDTNHGDELLGERLAGWHWTRTHHREATVVDYHLPDGVEPLRMVAREEGVWCGCGSESPLRSTVITGWGLRVPSRLQTGNVVVGEGRLLESSPFYARMEARQDSLDCMGEVADFRRFHSPFIRWMAHFRTRMGTAA, from the coding sequence ATGAGCACCTCGCGAGTCATTCCGATGCCGCCGAGTGAGGCGGGGGCGTATCGCTGGTTCTACGCGGATGTCTCGGCGGGACCCTTCAGCGCGGTGTGCATCTTCATGTTGGGCTCGCTGTTCTCGCCGCGCTACTCGGTGGCCGCGAGGCGCGGCGGCGGGCCGATGGAGCACTGCGCGGTGAACTTCGCGCTCTACCACGAAGGCGTGCGCCGCCTCTGGGTGCTGAGCGAGTACCCCGAGGCGGAAGTGATTCAGGGGAGGCAGCTGCGCATCGGCCGCTCGACGCTGAGCTATGGGGAGGACGGTGCGGTGCGGATGGAGGTCGCGGACTGGACGGCGCCGTGGGGGCGGCCCGTCAGTGCGCGGCTCACGCTGGAGCCGCTGACGCCGTCGGGGGACGTGGTGCGGCTCATGCCCGGGTTGCCGCACTACTGGCAGGCGGTGGCGCCGCGTGCGCGGGCTCGGCTGGAGGTGCCGTCGTTGGGGGTGAAGGAAGAGGGGCTCGGCTACCACGACACGAACCATGGCGACGAGCTGCTGGGGGAGCGGCTCGCCGGGTGGCACTGGACGCGGACGCATCATCGGGAGGCGACGGTGGTGGACTACCACCTGCCGGATGGCGTCGAGCCGCTTCGCATGGTGGCGCGTGAGGAGGGCGTGTGGTGTGGCTGCGGCTCGGAGTCTCCGCTGCGCTCCACCGTCATCACGGGGTGGGGCCTGCGCGTGCCCTCACGACTCCAGACGGGCAACGTGGTGGTGGGGGAGGGACGGCTGCTCGAGTCGTCTCCCTTCTATGCCCGCATGGAGGCGCGTCAGGACTCGCTGGACTGCATGGGCGAGGTCGCGGACTTCCGCCGCTTCCACTCGCCCTTCATCCGATGGATGGCGCACTTCCGCACGCGCATGGGGACGGCGGCATGA
- a CDS encoding lysophospholipid acyltransferase family protein, whose protein sequence is MIPAAKGGPFGWMLDAYIGRKFRSAFRGLWVRGELPAPGPGRLVYLNHTNWWDGFMLHQLSHVAGWDGYCLMEEENLRRYRFLSRIGAFSIRRKDPRSSVESLRYARELLRRPRSALYVFPEGEHRPPGELPLRMERGVELLGRVSRVECVPIAVRYTFFEHERPDVLLEVGTPHPPGPLSVFQSGLESVVRSLLAATTLDGFTLKVSGARGVAERWDTVRGMSP, encoded by the coding sequence GTGATTCCCGCGGCCAAGGGGGGGCCCTTCGGGTGGATGCTCGACGCGTACATCGGGCGGAAGTTCCGCTCGGCGTTTCGCGGGCTCTGGGTGCGCGGGGAGCTTCCCGCCCCAGGGCCGGGGCGGCTCGTGTACCTGAACCACACCAACTGGTGGGATGGCTTCATGCTGCACCAGCTCTCACACGTCGCGGGCTGGGATGGCTATTGCCTGATGGAGGAGGAGAACCTCCGCCGCTACCGCTTCCTCTCGCGCATCGGCGCCTTCAGCATCCGCCGCAAGGACCCTCGCTCCTCCGTGGAGTCGCTGCGTTATGCGCGCGAGCTGCTCCGCCGTCCGCGCTCGGCGCTGTATGTCTTTCCCGAGGGCGAACACCGACCCCCGGGCGAGCTGCCCTTGCGGATGGAGCGCGGCGTGGAGCTGCTCGGGCGGGTGTCCCGGGTGGAGTGTGTGCCCATCGCCGTGCGCTACACCTTCTTCGAGCACGAGCGCCCGGACGTGCTGCTGGAAGTGGGGACACCGCACCCACCCGGCCCCTTGTCCGTCTTCCAGTCCGGCCTGGAGTCGGTGGTGCGCAGTCTCCTGGCCGCGACGACGCTGGACGGCTTCACGCTCAAGGTCTCCGGCGCGCGCGGCGTCGCCGAGCGCTGGGACACCGTCCGAGGGATGTCGCCATGA